A section of the Rummeliibacillus pycnus genome encodes:
- a CDS encoding transporter substrate-binding domain-containing protein, giving the protein MKKFFFAFMVILSVILTACGGSGTDNRGSDSGTSTIEKVKKNKKIVIGTAPGYAPFEMTDLKGNYVGYDIDTAKAIGKALGVKVEFKEYSFDGLIAALQVGEIDMIISGMTITGPRALSVSFANPYYKTKQVALVPSSDTTTKEWTDLDKKGNKIATVIGTTGQLITKNTFKHAEIKDYKEMPAAALAMISGQIDGVVYDESAVRIWSKENGKSRVIDNQISAENLGIAVKHNDLKTVQWLNSILYSYIDGPDELKSRKYWFESDEWYNNINNKVEAE; this is encoded by the coding sequence ATGAAAAAGTTTTTTTTCGCATTTATGGTAATTTTATCAGTGATTTTAACTGCATGTGGAGGTTCTGGGACAGATAATAGGGGTTCTGATAGCGGTACATCCACAATTGAAAAAGTTAAGAAAAACAAAAAAATCGTTATTGGCACAGCACCTGGCTATGCTCCATTTGAAATGACAGATTTGAAAGGAAACTACGTTGGTTATGATATCGATACAGCAAAGGCTATTGGAAAAGCTCTAGGTGTAAAAGTAGAGTTTAAAGAATATTCCTTTGATGGGTTAATCGCTGCCTTACAAGTTGGAGAAATTGATATGATTATTTCTGGTATGACGATCACTGGACCACGCGCTTTATCAGTAAGCTTTGCAAATCCTTATTATAAAACAAAACAAGTTGCACTTGTACCAAGTTCAGATACAACTACTAAAGAATGGACTGACTTAGATAAAAAAGGAAATAAGATTGCAACAGTTATAGGAACAACAGGTCAACTAATTACCAAAAACACATTTAAGCATGCAGAAATTAAAGATTATAAAGAAATGCCAGCTGCTGCGCTTGCAATGATTTCTGGCCAAATCGATGGTGTAGTTTATGACGAGTCTGCTGTTCGTATTTGGAGTAAAGAAAATGGTAAGTCAAGAGTCATTGACAATCAAATTTCGGCAGAAAATTTGGGTATTGCAGTTAAACATAATGATTTGAAAACCGTTCAATGGTTAAATTCAATCTTATATAGTTATATTGATGGACCAGATGAATTAAAATCTAGAAAATATTGGTTTGAAAGTGATGAATGGTACAACAACATTAACAATAAAGTAGAAGCCGAATAA
- a CDS encoding amino acid ABC transporter permease encodes MIYQPDWSIITDNLDIFWQGLLLTLRISALSLLLAIPIGILVGMGRISKNRIVQFLASAYVEIMRGIPLIVILIWIYFVLGQFLKLGSFWGSILSLAIFSGAFIAEIVRGGIQSIPKGQMEAARSSGMSHVQAMRLIILPQAIRKTLPPMASQFILLIKDSSLVSTISAVDLTLKATNLAAVSYRYIEIWSFVAVVYFAVTFTLSMIIRQFEKRLLKNEF; translated from the coding sequence ATGATTTATCAACCAGACTGGAGTATTATTACTGATAATCTAGATATTTTTTGGCAAGGATTGCTGTTAACGCTTAGAATTTCAGCGCTTTCTTTGCTCTTAGCTATTCCAATCGGCATCCTAGTTGGTATGGGGCGAATATCTAAAAATCGTATCGTGCAATTTCTTGCTTCTGCTTATGTAGAAATCATGCGAGGTATACCACTAATTGTAATACTTATTTGGATTTATTTTGTATTAGGACAATTTTTAAAACTAGGCTCATTTTGGGGTTCAATCCTCTCTTTAGCTATTTTCTCTGGTGCTTTTATTGCTGAAATCGTAAGAGGTGGAATTCAATCTATCCCTAAAGGTCAAATGGAGGCTGCAAGATCCTCAGGAATGTCTCATGTTCAGGCGATGAGACTGATTATACTACCACAAGCAATTAGGAAAACATTACCACCTATGGCTTCTCAATTTATATTACTAATAAAAGATTCTTCACTCGTATCTACAATTTCTGCGGTAGATTTAACATTAAAAGCCACTAACTTAGCAGCAGTATCTTATCGTTATATTGAAATATGGTCATTTGTTGCAGTAGTATATTTTGCCGTGACATTTACTTTATCTATGATCATTAGACAATTTGAGAAAAGATTATTAAAAAATGAATTTTAG
- a CDS encoding amino acid ABC transporter ATP-binding protein, whose protein sequence is MISIKNVSKSFGKHKVLENINLTIDQSNVIALIGPSGAGKSTLIRTINALEEIDQGEIIVEEVSIHQKGTNINKVRTHIGFVFQSFNLYPFLTALENVTIAPIKVKGIAKEEAIAQGKKLLASLGLEDKFEVYPSHLSGGQQQRIAIARALAMEPHVMLFDEPTSALDPEMVKEVLDVIRKLANDGMTMVVVTHEMGFAREICDQIVFMAEGQIVEVAPPEKFFSTPQSERAKSFLSKVLNH, encoded by the coding sequence ATGATATCAATCAAAAATGTTTCAAAGAGTTTCGGCAAACATAAAGTCTTAGAAAATATTAATCTAACCATTGATCAATCGAATGTCATTGCTTTAATCGGACCAAGTGGCGCAGGAAAATCTACTCTTATTCGTACGATTAATGCACTTGAAGAGATTGACCAAGGTGAAATAATTGTTGAAGAAGTTTCGATTCATCAAAAGGGAACAAACATTAATAAAGTTCGAACGCACATTGGTTTTGTTTTTCAAAGCTTTAACCTGTATCCTTTTTTAACTGCCTTAGAAAATGTCACAATTGCTCCAATTAAAGTAAAAGGGATTGCTAAAGAAGAAGCGATTGCTCAAGGAAAAAAATTGCTTGCATCATTAGGACTTGAAGACAAATTTGAAGTCTACCCTTCCCATTTGTCTGGTGGCCAGCAACAAAGGATTGCTATTGCAAGAGCGCTTGCAATGGAACCGCATGTAATGCTATTTGATGAACCTACTTCAGCCCTAGACCCTGAAATGGTTAAAGAAGTCTTAGACGTTATTCGGAAATTAGCAAATGACGGTATGACAATGGTGGTTGTTACACATGAAATGGGATTTGCTAGAGAAATCTGTGATCAAATTGTTTTTATGGCTGAAGGACAGATTGTCGAAGTAGCTCCTCCAGAAAAATTCTTTTCAACTCCTCAATCCGAACGCGCTAAATCATTCTTATCAAAGGTTTTAAATCACTAA
- a CDS encoding TIGR03943 family putative permease subunit, translated as MIRALILMGFTYFFYYLYASGDNAKYINMKYEYINILGMILFAVLTTVQIFNIAKGEPKIECDCGHDHEHEQDKPWWKRILLYALFAFPLVTGLGLPIATLDSTVVRSKGFSFQSINTLQKGDQFIKPQYLKPDTSVFFAKDGYLDLMKQELDEFSKMDPVALNDNNFLMGMETLYNFPGDFEGKTVSYKGFIYHGEDHELGKNQVFVLRFGVIHCIADAGVYGMLVQLPGNQQFKNDQWVNVEGKLSTIYYQPFRSNIPYLKVTKIEETQKPEEPYTFRGYDNPNVKINK; from the coding sequence ATGATCCGAGCTTTAATCTTGATGGGATTTACGTATTTCTTTTATTACCTCTATGCTTCAGGCGATAATGCGAAATACATTAATATGAAATATGAATATATCAATATTTTAGGAATGATTTTATTTGCGGTTTTAACTACTGTACAAATTTTTAATATTGCAAAAGGAGAGCCTAAAATTGAATGTGATTGTGGACATGATCATGAGCACGAGCAAGATAAGCCTTGGTGGAAAAGAATACTTCTTTATGCACTGTTTGCTTTTCCACTAGTAACGGGATTAGGATTGCCAATAGCTACATTGGATTCTACAGTTGTTAGGTCAAAAGGTTTTTCTTTTCAATCAATTAATACATTGCAAAAAGGTGACCAGTTTATTAAACCACAATATCTAAAACCTGATACAAGCGTATTTTTTGCTAAAGATGGTTATCTAGATTTAATGAAACAAGAACTAGATGAGTTTTCTAAAATGGACCCGGTTGCTTTGAATGATAATAATTTCTTAATGGGAATGGAAACATTATATAATTTCCCTGGAGACTTTGAAGGTAAAACAGTCTCTTATAAAGGATTTATCTATCATGGTGAAGATCATGAACTTGGAAAAAATCAAGTCTTTGTATTACGCTTTGGTGTTATTCACTGTATAGCGGATGCGGGTGTTTATGGCATGCTTGTACAACTTCCAGGTAATCAACAATTTAAAAATGACCAATGGGTGAATGTAGAAGGAAAGTTATCTACAATCTATTACCAACCTTTTAGATCCAATATTCCTTATTTAAAAGTAACGAAGATAGAGGAAACACAAAAGCCTGAAGAACCCTATACATTCCGCGGCTATGATAATCCTAATGTAAAAATTAATAAGTAA
- a CDS encoding permease, with translation MSTFLQLNTIFISIIIEAFPFVLIGVFISGLIQMFVTEQMIAKIVPKNRVLGVLYGALIGALFPSCECGIIPIVHRLLKKGVPLHVAIPFMLTGPIINPIVLFSTFIAFGNNWQMVWYRAGFALLIAFVIGIILSFQYKGTQLLDEDEHDHHHEHATTLWQKFVGTLNHAVEEFFSVGKYLIIGAFIAASMQIFVKTSVLMDLGQTKATSSLVMMLLAVILSLCSEADAFIAASFRGTFSTSALVAFLLIGPMVDIKNLLMLYHTFKKKFIAVLILYIVVLVFISSMLV, from the coding sequence GTGTCTACATTTTTACAACTAAACACGATTTTTATCAGTATAATTATTGAAGCATTTCCTTTTGTACTGATTGGTGTGTTTATATCAGGTCTTATTCAAATGTTCGTAACAGAGCAAATGATTGCTAAAATAGTACCAAAAAATAGAGTGCTAGGCGTTTTGTACGGTGCACTAATCGGGGCGCTTTTTCCGTCATGTGAATGTGGTATTATACCAATCGTCCATCGTCTATTAAAAAAAGGAGTTCCTCTTCATGTTGCGATACCATTTATGTTAACGGGTCCAATTATTAACCCTATTGTGCTGTTTTCAACATTCATCGCATTCGGTAATAACTGGCAGATGGTATGGTATCGTGCAGGATTTGCTCTATTGATTGCGTTTGTTATTGGCATTATCCTTTCTTTCCAATACAAGGGGACACAGCTCCTAGATGAAGATGAGCACGATCACCATCATGAACATGCAACAACACTTTGGCAAAAATTTGTTGGTACATTAAATCATGCAGTGGAAGAATTCTTTTCTGTAGGAAAATATTTAATTATTGGTGCTTTCATAGCAGCATCTATGCAAATTTTTGTGAAAACATCTGTTTTAATGGATCTTGGTCAAACAAAAGCAACATCTTCTCTAGTAATGATGTTGCTAGCAGTTATTTTGTCATTATGTTCAGAAGCAGATGCGTTTATCGCTGCATCATTTAGAGGTACGTTCTCTACATCAGCATTGGTTGCGTTTTTATTGATTGGACCAATGGTAGATATTAAAAATTTACTGATGCTATATCATACATTTAAGAAAAAATTCATTGCAGTGCTGATTTTGTATATTGTTGTACTCGTATTTATCAGCTCTATGCTAGTTTAG
- a CDS encoding GNAT family N-acetyltransferase, producing MNNVEIRRPKIDDKGELHQFFRKVISDTFANEGLMDEVNEIENEIQNKIKYLNMDFESNGAKSYFLLALVNEQVIGTIEYGLASDLINEGINGALKELVEIGTVFVLPTYQRQGIGNLLLNVMYITLLNKGIKEFYLDSGYTNAQKIWKKKFGKPDYFLKDFWGEGYDHMIWRKKIENMPILFKI from the coding sequence ATGAACAATGTAGAGATTAGGCGTCCAAAAATTGACGATAAAGGTGAACTGCATCAATTTTTCAGAAAAGTAATTTCAGATACATTCGCGAATGAGGGGTTAATGGATGAAGTAAATGAAATTGAAAATGAGATACAAAATAAAATTAAGTATCTTAATATGGATTTTGAAAGTAATGGAGCAAAAAGCTACTTTCTGCTAGCGTTAGTTAATGAACAAGTTATAGGCACTATTGAATATGGTCTTGCTAGCGACTTGATTAATGAAGGCATAAACGGGGCATTAAAAGAGCTTGTAGAGATAGGGACAGTATTTGTCCTCCCTACTTATCAGAGACAAGGGATAGGTAATTTGCTCTTGAATGTCATGTATATTACCTTGCTGAATAAAGGAATAAAAGAATTTTATCTTGATAGTGGATATACAAATGCACAGAAGATATGGAAGAAGAAATTCGGTAAGCCTGATTACTTTTTAAAAGATTTTTGGGGTGAAGGGTATGACCACATGATCTGGAGAAAAAAGATAGAAAATATGCCAATCTTATTCAAGATATAA
- a CDS encoding DMT family transporter: MSNKVVGALFLSLAASIWGAMYVVVKVVVDVVPPLELVWIRYVIAVIALSIIGISLKQSWKIAKKDWLIIFLVGLIGNTISIVTQETGTMLSTAQMGAIITATTPAFMVLFARFILKEKITFKKSFSILLATIGVVIIVGNGQIDVTQQLGGLSLLIAALTWALMSVFVKKIPSHYSQIVVTTYSSMIAVVLLTPFVLPKLNALDLSSILDPTISGGLLYLGIVSTAGGFLLWNKGLQLLNASSGGLFFFFQPIVGTFLGWLLLGETIGISFWLGTILIFNGVFIVIKDE; this comes from the coding sequence ATGAGCAATAAAGTAGTTGGCGCATTATTTTTATCACTTGCCGCAAGTATTTGGGGCGCAATGTATGTTGTCGTAAAAGTCGTAGTTGATGTTGTTCCACCTTTGGAACTTGTTTGGATTCGTTATGTGATTGCTGTTATTGCACTTAGCATTATTGGTATTTCCTTGAAGCAATCATGGAAAATAGCTAAAAAAGATTGGTTGATCATTTTTCTTGTTGGTCTAATTGGTAATACAATATCGATTGTCACACAAGAAACAGGCACGATGTTGTCAACTGCTCAAATGGGTGCGATCATTACAGCAACAACACCTGCTTTTATGGTCTTATTTGCACGTTTTATTTTAAAAGAAAAAATAACGTTTAAAAAAAGTTTCTCCATTTTGTTAGCAACAATTGGAGTTGTCATTATTGTTGGAAATGGGCAAATTGATGTGACGCAACAATTAGGTGGACTCTCTTTATTGATCGCTGCGTTAACATGGGCACTAATGTCCGTGTTCGTTAAAAAAATTCCTAGTCATTATTCACAAATTGTGGTTACGACCTATTCATCTATGATTGCTGTTGTCTTGTTGACTCCATTTGTTCTACCAAAATTAAATGCTTTAGATTTATCGAGCATTTTGGACCCAACAATTTCTGGTGGTTTATTGTATTTAGGTATTGTTTCAACAGCGGGTGGTTTTTTATTGTGGAACAAAGGCCTACAATTACTGAATGCTTCTAGTGGTGGATTATTCTTTTTCTTCCAACCGATTGTTGGAACCTTTTTGGGTTGGTTATTGCTAGGAGAGACAATCGGAATTTCTTTTTGGTTAGGTACCATTTTAATTTTTAATGGCGTTTTTATTGTTATTAAAGATGAGTAG
- a CDS encoding cold-shock protein, producing the protein MTQGTVKWFNAEKGFGFIEVEGGADVFAHFSAIQGDGFKSLEEGQKVEFEVEEGQRGPQAANIVKL; encoded by the coding sequence ATGACACAAGGTACAGTAAAATGGTTTAACGCAGAAAAAGGTTTCGGTTTCATCGAAGTTGAAGGCGGAGCAGACGTATTCGCTCACTTCTCAGCAATCCAAGGCGACGGTTTCAAATCTTTAGAAGAAGGTCAAAAAGTTGAATTCGAAGTTGAAGAAGGACAACGCGGACCACAAGCTGCAAACATTGTAAAACTTTAA
- a CDS encoding spore germination protein: MDIISLKKLFQNSADIKFQRYSFNGHIVHFITCEAMVNQQLLHKVILNRVEFLCNNLRDESIEIQLKSNLYIPDLKKVTDEQEAISLVYKGFLLLYFEDGQLLFSSNISNKPNRKTEQTFTEVVLKGPRDNFIEDIAVNIALIRKRLPTNSLCVSSLELGKRSKTRVAILYFDDIVNKNILDQIINHLKKVDTDAVFSGEILMEHINTRYWLFPRHEYTGRPDYTIQSLIRGRFVVLVDGVSYALITPVNLFMLFKTSEDNEYPAIVGSVERILRILSVLIATGLPGFWLALISHHPNQLPFQLLATVIQSRSGLPFPGALEMLLMLAMFELFREAGLRLPSVLGAVIGIVGGIIIGNAAIRSGITSPSMTVIIAASIIASYTLVNQSFVTAVSILRVIFVLFSALFGFFGFFTSLFFLITYLSNIRVFEVPYLNIALNLNWRTIGKTVFRLPAKFYKKRPEMLKTKDKTRS, translated from the coding sequence ATGGATATAATTTCTTTGAAGAAACTCTTCCAAAATTCAGCAGATATAAAGTTTCAACGGTATTCCTTCAATGGGCATATAGTGCATTTCATTACTTGCGAAGCAATGGTTAATCAACAATTATTACATAAAGTCATACTAAACCGAGTTGAATTTTTATGTAACAATTTGAGAGATGAATCTATAGAGATTCAATTGAAGTCAAATTTATATATTCCTGATTTAAAAAAAGTGACAGATGAACAAGAAGCTATTTCACTAGTGTATAAGGGCTTTTTGCTACTTTATTTTGAAGATGGTCAACTTTTATTCTCAAGCAATATTTCTAATAAGCCTAATCGAAAAACTGAACAAACTTTTACGGAAGTGGTTTTAAAAGGACCGAGGGATAACTTTATTGAAGATATAGCAGTTAATATTGCATTAATCAGAAAAAGATTGCCCACTAACTCATTATGTGTAAGTTCATTAGAGTTGGGTAAGCGTTCAAAAACAAGGGTGGCTATTCTTTATTTTGATGATATTGTAAATAAAAATATACTTGACCAAATAATAAATCATTTAAAAAAAGTAGATACAGATGCTGTATTTAGCGGTGAAATATTAATGGAACATATAAATACTCGGTATTGGCTTTTCCCACGGCATGAATATACGGGGAGACCAGATTATACGATCCAATCACTGATTAGGGGAAGGTTCGTCGTACTTGTTGATGGAGTTTCATATGCATTAATTACGCCGGTAAATCTATTTATGCTCTTTAAAACAAGCGAAGATAACGAATATCCTGCTATTGTTGGTTCAGTAGAACGTATTTTACGTATTTTGAGTGTTCTTATAGCAACTGGTCTTCCAGGATTCTGGCTTGCATTAATTTCACATCATCCGAATCAATTGCCTTTTCAGTTATTAGCAACAGTTATTCAATCAAGAAGTGGTTTACCTTTTCCTGGAGCTTTAGAAATGCTTCTCATGTTAGCTATGTTTGAGCTTTTCCGAGAAGCAGGCTTACGCCTTCCATCAGTTCTTGGAGCAGTAATTGGAATTGTAGGGGGAATAATAATTGGGAATGCAGCAATTAGATCAGGGATAACAAGTCCATCGATGACTGTAATTATCGCAGCTTCAATAATAGCTTCATATACATTGGTTAATCAATCATTTGTTACTGCAGTAAGCATTTTACGTGTTATCTTCGTTCTATTTTCTGCATTATTCGGCTTTTTTGGTTTTTTTACTTCACTATTTTTTCTTATAACTTATTTATCGAATATAAGAGTATTTGAAGTTCCATATCTGAATATAGCATTAAACTTAAATTGGAGAACAATTGGAAAAACAGTATTTAGATTACCTGCTAAATTTTATAAAAAACGACCAGAGATGTTAAAAACAAAAGATAAAACAAGAAGTTAA
- a CDS encoding transcriptional regulator, producing the protein MKEQLQYDQLEELMYMSKSGEITKRRVKVVKITVDKFQAFCFMKHSMCAFIIDNVLAVISLIYKEKIIQ; encoded by the coding sequence ATGAAAGAACAATTGCAATATGATCAGTTAGAGGAATTAATGTATATGTCAAAATCAGGTGAAATCACGAAAAGACGAGTAAAAGTAGTTAAAATTACTGTGGATAAATTTCAAGCATTCTGTTTCATGAAACATTCAATGTGTGCTTTTATTATCGATAATGTTCTTGCGGTGATATCACTAATTTACAAGGAGAAAATCATACAATGA
- a CDS encoding YjcZ family sporulation protein, which produces MSNCNNGNSGVNSFTLVVVLFILLIIVGATFYSNSSYC; this is translated from the coding sequence ATGAGTAATTGTAATAATGGCAATTCTGGAGTAAATAGCTTTACTTTAGTTGTTGTTCTATTTATCTTGCTAATTATTGTTGGCGCGACGTTCTACAGTAACAGTAGTTATTGTTAA
- a CDS encoding DUF3231 family protein, whose protein sequence is MGILSGNPKDEPLHYGEVFSIWTHLTVNYGFIAGYQTFFNHTGDEDLRKIIEDIIDTCREEAKQLEKILKTNGVALPPAPPERPDARIEDIPPGAKFNDPEISAALTGDLAAGLVTCSQVMGMSTREDIALMYAQFHTGKAQLGAKLLRLNKTKGWLVPPPMHVNSPEK, encoded by the coding sequence ATGGGAATTCTTAGTGGAAACCCTAAAGACGAGCCATTACACTACGGAGAAGTGTTTAGTATCTGGACACATCTTACTGTAAATTATGGTTTCATCGCTGGGTATCAAACATTTTTTAATCATACAGGTGATGAAGATTTAAGAAAAATTATCGAAGACATTATCGATACTTGTAGAGAAGAAGCAAAACAGTTAGAAAAAATATTAAAAACTAACGGTGTTGCTCTACCCCCAGCACCACCAGAAAGACCAGATGCAAGAATTGAGGATATACCTCCAGGTGCAAAATTTAATGATCCAGAAATAAGTGCTGCCCTAACAGGTGACCTTGCTGCTGGGCTAGTTACATGTAGCCAAGTTATGGGTATGTCTACTAGAGAAGATATCGCGCTAATGTATGCTCAATTCCACACAGGTAAAGCTCAACTTGGAGCAAAATTGTTACGTCTTAATAAAACAAAAGGTTGGTTAGTTCCACCACCAATGCATGTAAATTCCCCTGAAAAGTAA
- the odhB gene encoding 2-oxoglutarate dehydrogenase complex dihydrolipoyllysine-residue succinyltransferase, with amino-acid sequence MAEIIVPELAESITEGEIVRWVKQVGDHVEKGEFIVELETDKVNAEIISEEAGILTEILAQEGDVVEVGAVIAKVEAGAAAAAPAPKEAPKAEEPKQEAPKAEAKPAAAPAPVVEETSSNERVIASPAARKLAREKGIDLAAVSPVDPQGRVRVQDVAAHGTAPVAQPAAPKVAPAPAAKAVDESRVEVVKMTRRQQTAAKRLLEVSQNTAMLTTFNEIDMTNVMALRKRKKDAFQEAHDGTRLGFMSFFTKAVTAALRKYPAVNAKIVGDEIHYNKFFDIGVAVSTPDGLVVPNVRDTDRKNFAEIEASIAELATKARNKKLSLQDLEGGSFTITNGGVFGSLMSTPIINGDQAAILGMHNIVKRPIAVGDEIQIRPMMYVALSYDHRIINGKESVGFLKMVKDLIENPEDLLLEA; translated from the coding sequence GTGGCAGAAATTATCGTTCCAGAATTAGCAGAATCTATTACAGAAGGTGAAATCGTACGTTGGGTTAAACAAGTTGGTGACCACGTAGAAAAAGGCGAATTCATCGTTGAATTAGAAACAGATAAAGTAAATGCTGAAATTATTTCTGAAGAAGCAGGTATTCTTACAGAAATCTTAGCTCAAGAAGGCGACGTTGTAGAAGTAGGCGCTGTAATCGCAAAAGTTGAAGCAGGCGCAGCTGCAGCAGCACCAGCTCCAAAAGAAGCTCCAAAAGCTGAAGAACCAAAACAAGAAGCACCAAAAGCAGAAGCAAAACCAGCTGCAGCACCAGCTCCAGTTGTAGAAGAAACTTCTTCTAACGAACGTGTTATTGCTAGTCCAGCAGCACGTAAATTAGCTCGTGAAAAAGGTATCGATCTTGCAGCTGTTTCACCAGTTGATCCACAAGGTCGCGTACGTGTTCAAGACGTTGCTGCACATGGTACAGCACCAGTAGCACAACCAGCAGCTCCAAAAGTAGCACCAGCACCAGCTGCAAAAGCTGTAGATGAATCACGTGTTGAAGTTGTTAAAATGACTCGTCGTCAACAAACAGCTGCAAAACGCTTACTTGAAGTATCTCAAAATACAGCAATGCTTACTACATTCAATGAAATCGACATGACAAACGTTATGGCACTTCGTAAACGTAAAAAAGATGCATTCCAAGAAGCACATGATGGTACTCGCCTAGGCTTCATGTCATTCTTCACGAAAGCAGTTACAGCTGCTCTTAGAAAATATCCAGCAGTTAATGCTAAAATCGTTGGTGACGAAATTCACTACAACAAATTCTTCGATATCGGTGTTGCCGTATCAACTCCAGATGGATTAGTTGTACCAAACGTTCGTGATACTGACCGCAAAAACTTTGCTGAAATCGAAGCTTCAATTGCTGAATTAGCAACTAAAGCTCGTAACAAAAAATTATCACTTCAAGATCTTGAAGGTGGTTCTTTCACTATTACAAACGGTGGTGTATTTGGTTCATTAATGTCTACACCAATCATTAACGGCGACCAAGCTGCTATCCTAGGTATGCACAATATCGTTAAACGCCCAATCGCTGTTGGTGACGAAATCCAAATCCGTCCAATGATGTACGTAGCATTATCTTATGACCACCGCATCATCAACGGTAAAGAATCAGTTGGATTCTTAAAAATGGTTAAAGACCTTATCGAAAACCCAGAAGATTTACTACTAGAAGCTTAA